ccacgTATTTGTGGATTGTCAGCATGTCTTGACgcaagaaatgtttcacaattcACAAATAAATTCCAGACAAAGTTGTGGTtgtgacaaatatatatttgtgaatatgtttttttatttgcaaatctcattttatttatttgtgaatttaattcatgtttgtgaaactttaagatttatttgtggatttatttgtcaatatgtttaatgtttgttaatctctttacatttatttatggatcataatctatttatttggaattaagcaacaattctatctccatacAAAGCCTAATTTACTGAAATCATATTCATATTCGAAAGTCGTATTTGAAACTCAAACATTCCATTTAAATTCTTCCATCTTGTAAAAACACTGCTTATTCTTGCCCTTGTTTTACCACGTTGTCTGTCTCTGGGTATTTTGGCAAGTCTTCGAATTTTGTCTCGCACTACTGTAACGGAATCTGAATTTCTTTTTCCACACTGGAAAAACACtctctaactctaactctaacttATATGAGTATAAGTGTGACCCCTAAATGAGGAGCACCAGGACATTaagaaaagtattatatttaagGTGTTTGCAAACATTATGACAACTTGTTTCTCAAATGATCACATTCAGGCTCAGTCATTTGGGCAGAGGAGCAGTACTTTCCTCAGTCACGAAATGCCACATGGGACGAGGGGAGACTTCACTGTAAATCCTGTTTTAAAGAACTGACGACCATCACCAGCAGAAACGTCCATCTCATTGTCCAGAACCTCTCTTCGGACTACTGGGTTGGACTCCGCAAGAGTTACAATGACTCCATCCAAAGGGGCGAATGGCCCGCATGGTCCAATGGGGATCCTGTTACATATCAGAATTGGTACCCTGGTCATCCTGTTCCATTTCCTATATGTTCCTCAACTACACAAAGTCCACTGAGCACCCCAATGACCTCAACACAAGCATCCACAGTCACTTCTGCTTCGGTATCCTCAAAAAATGATACATGCCCCATACTGTCCGAAATGCTTCTTTGCTTAAATATGACATGTGGTGATCTTGAAAGTGCCATGGGTATGTGTAAGAGAACACCGACTGTTACCCCTAAGACTACAACATACAGCACCTCATTTAATGCCCCAACAACTGGCACCACAACTGAGAGCACCAGCAACTGCAAACCCAATCCTGGACAGTACATCAAGGATGCTTGTGTGGTCCTGCTCAGCTCCGGCATGTGGAAAGAAAAAGACTGCAACATAAGTCTACCTTTCATCTGTTATGAAGGTATAAGGCCTTTGTTTTAGAGCACAGCACTGTATTGTTAGATTCATATTGTTGGTATTCTGACAATCTTAAAAAGAAAGGTTCCAAAAGaaggttttcacagcaatgtcaaaaaaaaacttggttgTGGGCTGtgggattaattaattaatcaacttAATAAATCAACttgtaaaatactttaaataattgaagtgttattcaataataataaaaaaaatgtttccttatATACTGGGCCGGTTATGGTGACCAGTTTGGTGCTCAAGGCAAGGTTTTAGTTTGTGCCGATGCATCACAGCCAATCCTACCACTGATCATTCACACAGAAATAGCATAgctttataacataaaaaaaattatacatacaatataaataagAGTATTGCATAACAAAAGACATTTACTCAGGTACCTAGCtatttaaattaaagaattttaatagtattttctaAAGGTACCTAGtaaatgcaatattttgtttactgtgaaataataacaataataataataataataataataataataataataataataataataataataataataataataataatacaggacTCTTGCTTGAACAGCTATTGTTCGAGTATTTTTGCAATttgggaaaaacttttttttttcaaaaaaaatcataaagtgaaaaacaaaacaaaaatgaaacatgactatgaatattatgaatatgtttaaaaaaattgataaaataaaagaatattgaGTACATAAAACTATgagaaatatattgtaattatattattgtagtgtaaaattaaaaatgattgaatATTGAGTacattagtattaaataaaaataactgtattacattgaaaaaataacaatacttaTATTcatgtcttaatttctttattttgatcattcttaaatttattttttttcatatctgatTTAACACTATTTTTCAGGCAAATGGTAccgattaattaattaattattttatttgtatttttattatttatttctctatCACAGGCCAAACTCTGTAGCCATTTAAAATTACAgtcaaccactgcattttaattacgatccaaacaaagatgctgcacacATGGAGCAGTTTCTGATTTAATTAGATTACGTACATAAAACACACCTGCACGAAAGCATCTTAGCATTAAGAACTTAAGACCATTTTTCCactaaaaaaaccttttgtgaaatgaatggaaatgctacaggttctttattggctttgatggttccatgaaaaacctTTAACACCATGGAAACTTTTTAatccacaaaatgttctttatagtgaaaaagttTATTTAGGTTAATAAAACACTCCTCCCTCTTATAAAATTGGTTTGTTTaggaactgtttactgaaaggttctttagggaacccaaaatggttctttatggggaaacttttgtttttaacactgaaaaagggtcctttaattattaaaatgttctacaaaaaatgtttttttttttttttttttaagaacttcttcactgaatggttctttgaggaacccaaaatCAAACCTCATTattgaatctttatttttaagagtgtaaataaCTTGTAAGTTTCTGCTGATATTTGTCattgtatctatctgtctgtagaGCGCTTTTTTGGCCAGATAAACATTTCCGATGTGACCACAAGTGCAGGCAATCTGAGCTGGTCTGAGGGACCCGGTGCTGAGAACATCAGTCACTACAGAGTGGAGGTCACTGGGGACAAAAACCAGACATTTAACCAGACTAAACTGTTTCAATACATAGAGAATCTGACAGCAGGAACTCTGTACAAAGTTCAGGTGTTTCCTGTGAAATGTGGCAGGGATCTCAATCCGCAGAATATCTCCTTCTACACTTGTAAGTAGACTTGGACTTGACTTCATTGTGCGCAACATGGTTTCAACACGACTAATGACCCATGCTGTCCCTTTTTTTAGATCCCTCTGATGTGCAAAATCTGATTGTGGTGAGTGTGACAAATGTTAGCGCCAACCTCAAGTGGAGTAAACCAGATGGAAACCATGAGTCATACTCGGTATATGTCAAATAcaagtcaaataaaaatgttacagaaCGAGTCCAAGAGTGTCAAGATGAAGAGTGCACTATTACGGCTCTTATTCCAGGAACCGAGTATGTATTCACAGTTACAGCTGTAGTGAATAAGACGATTGAAGGTGTGCCGAGCAATGTTTCTAATTACACCAGTAAGTGCAGAATTTCATGCTTGACTGTATTCATCCGTCCAAAGCTGTAAACATTTCCAAATAAAGCATTGATTCTTGTTTTTAATCATATGTGAGTTTTAGTATAgctttattgatatttattgatatttatttttagttttttttgtgcttttccaattttttaaagatttatttttgtcttttttaactaattaattaattacctaTATAAATTAAGTTTACAATTTAACTTATGTACAAATCCTAAAtagtgcataaaacatttgcaaataaagcacAATCTCCATCCCATATGTTCAAGACAGTCTTGTTATGTgctattgtcattttattagttgtttttaattgttttaatttattttatttccgtttcaggtagttttatttatttattttccagttaATAATTTCAGTTCTTTATCTTTAACTTGATTTCATTTtattgccaaggcaatattttaatttttattttgtggaggtttttcaattaataattatatcttactttagcttttttttaattaatgttttagatTTTCGTTAATGATAAAAGTCTAACACTAGTTGAAGAGAATAAAATTGGTACAAAACAGTTATCAGGATTAGCGTTAGGGGAAGCCACTTTTTTCATGCATCATAAATATCTTGTGGCTTAGAGTGCACTGATGAAATATTTATACCAAATCATTTTGATGACTGATTTTGGCAACCAGCATCTGAGAAGCTGTGTGATGCATTATCCAGTTATTCAATCACATCCTCCGTTGCGCATCAAGggatttattcagtaaatgtgttttcattgtAGCTTGTGCGCATGTCGTCTTGTcagataaaatgcatttaaaaaaaaaaaataatttatgcacaGCTTGGCACTTCCATCCAGCTTGTGATAACCTCAGATTCATATAGGCTTAAACAGGTGGATGAAAAAATTAGCTATTCTCAAAGTAACAAGCGTATACCTGTGAATACAAGGCTAACTTTGGATAAAACTACATGCTTTTGTTTGACTAACTGCTTTTTTGGTATTTACTTTTCAGTACCTTCAACTGTCAGGAACCTAAGATCAGCAGACAATGACAGTACAGTCATAATGGCCTTTTGGGATCCTCCTACTGGTAATCATTCAGGTTACCGCTATTGTCTTAAAGAAGTCAATAACAGCCGCGAGTGTACTTACTGCAACATTGCATCAGACAGCAGCATTACAGcaaacaacaacatcacaaacaGTAGTGATACAACTACTGTCAGTATTGCAGACTGCAAAACAGTGGATGGAACAGAAACATTTATCAAAGTGACTAATAAATCAGACGGCAGcatgttttgtctgtgtgtggcaGCACTAACAAAGACCAACACTCTGTCAGGAGAAATGGTCACAATCTTAGCATACACAAGTGAGTCTCATGTTCATGTCATGTTCATTCTTTCCCTAATTAAAGGCATTTCATATATCATGCATGTATGTTAATTCTAATTGACCATTTCTAATTGACTGTCAGCTTAGCGCATTAGATAAAACTGAGTCTGAGTTGACAGTCAAGCAAATATGGAAGATTGTTTCCATAATAGAGTACAACATTAAACAGGTAATTGCGAGTTCACATTTAAGacttatattatatatctcaaaattcagacttatttctcagaattgcgagttaaaaTCTCACAATTAAGAGATTTTTCTTagaaatgtgaattttattttacaattcagaAGTGAGTTTACGTATATCTCCCAATTGCAAATGTATATCTCAATATTCGAactttttcttacaattgcaaaTTCAAACAATTTAGGCTACAAATCACACTTTAGTTTccatttcacaattcagactttttcataGAATCGCCTCTTtacatatcacaattttttttttccttagaaaaaaagtcacaattaccttttgtaatttttattcagaaactTTTTATGACTGCTTAGATTTTGTTCAAGCCTGCATTCAACACTGTTGTATTCTCCTCTCCTATTGTCTTCTCTTAGAACCAAAAACTGTGACCCTCTTTTTGAACCCCAGCTCCCAAACCATTTTTGCCAACTGGACAGTAGAAGGGAAGTATGAAAAATTTGAAGTTAGTATTACAACGGATGCATACATTTATACCGACCAGTTTACTACTCCAAACTTGAATTACTCGTTCAAAGATCTGAAGGCAGGAGTGAATTACAACGTTTCAGTTGTCACACTAAATGGTAAACTGAGAAGTAATCCTGCTAATAAATCAGAGTTCACGCGTGAGTAATTATATTACAATCaaaatttttcaaatcatttgtaAAGTAGCTTAAATTACTGTCTCCATCAGCTTTTAGGTTCAGTTGGATAACATCTCACAAATCAATTCACAGGGCCTGCTAAACCTTGTGGGGTAAAGGCCACCACTAACAAAACTACCATACAAGTAAGCTGGGAAGCTCCAACTGAGTCCGAGGGTGCCTCGATTAAATATACAGTGAAATGTTACACTGCTTTTTGGGAAAAATCTCATGAAGTTCAGACACCTGATAGAAGCATTTCCTTTACTGGTTTAAATCCAGGAACAAGATATGAGTGTAATGTCAGTGTCGTGGCAGGAAATTTGGAGAGTTTTCCAGAAACTGTTCATGCAAACACAGGTAAAGagattacatttactttatttctgaagcaaacattttgctttgttgtttgcttttattgTGCTTCATGATTGTGCTGCTGTTTCCTGGTGTTTAAAATCATCTTTCTTTGTTTCCAGTGCCTGAGAAGAGGAAACTGGTCCTCACGATGTTGTGTTCCTCTAAAAACTCACTTCATTGTGGCAGAAATGAAACTCGGTTTGAACTGTTTGAAAAGGTGAAGAAATATTAATTGACTACATCAAGCTTGTTGCAGCTTTACAAcaatagttgtttttatttaaaccttttacctataaggcaaaaaaaaagaaaaaatctaaaacagCTTTGTGCAAATAGCtgtaaaatttaactgaaataaactaaaatttcCATTCTATCTTTCAGCTGAAAAACATAACTTATGACAAGTTTCAAGACTTGGTTCACTGGAAACTGAGTTGGGCAAAAACTGGGTTTGTTAAAACACCTGAATCTCAAACAAGTCACATttgttgtcatatatatatatatatatatatatatatatatatatatatatatatatatatatatatatatatatatatatatatatatatatatatatatatatatatatattacaaattagtATGATTTATATTTAACTCTGACTCTCATTTCACAGAAACAACATCCTTTGAATCTCTATGACGTGGCCCACTATAACTAAGAGGACAAATCACTTACTGAAATTTTGTGTGATTTCATGCCTGatgaattatgaatttgttttcttacatttacatgaatgcatttatcagacgcttttatccaaggtGACTTACAAAAGAGTAACAAAAGGAATTtgtcaaagagccaacaatatttgtaatatacaatttattagaaaacaagtaagagaagaggagaaatttagagaataaaatgtttttggaaaccCTGCCTTATGGGAACCAAATGACCTCACAGGGTtagtaaaacctgacattttttttggtccccatgaggaaaacagcttataaatcataccaAATGCTTTTGTAAAAATGCTAAAAGTTTTCTGTGTGGGTTATGGGGCGAGGGTATAGAATATAaagttaatatacagtatacaaaccATTATGTCTTTGGAAAGTGCATTGGTTTAAGGGGTTGTTAAGTGCTTGTTTTTAGCTTCTTGAAGGTTTTGTTTAGTTTCTTACTCGTTTTTGATCCTGTatagcatttttttcttgttacaaATTGCATATTGACATATTTACTATAAATTGAGTGGTGTGATGATATTTGCTATAGTTGTGGGAGCTATAATTCTTCTACAAAACTGTAACATGAATACCTTTTTCTTAAAGACATTTGCTATAGCTTCATGtgaatttcagttttaaatttcatgATGGATTACTGCAGCTTATTTTGGGGATTGGTTTCATTATAATTAAAGATATTACACATGGGTTTTATTACACATGGGTTATTATTCTGTGTTAATTATGGGGCTCTTTAAGAGAGTGGGGCTGGGAGAAGTCAAGGGAGAGAACAAGGAAGAACAGTGTGAAGAAAGGGAGACAAATAAATGTTGGAAACTGAGTTAACACATTCAATGGGCGTGCTCTCTTTTGTCTAAGAACACAACATGGTGTCAGAAGTAAAGCGATAGTAGAGGGCAGCAACAAATCCAGCTGGGAACAAGCAGGCCTCCAAGCACCACCTTCTTGATTCAGCCTCCAGAGCCATTCAATTTCTCAAAACCTCAAGAGTGGGAGAAATGGATAAGGTGGTTTGAAAACTTTCGACAGGCCAGTAATTTAAATGTCAGCTCGCAGGCTAATCAGGTGAACACATTAATATATTGCATGGGAGATGAGGCAAATAATGTGTTAAGAGGACAGTCTTTATCCGAAGCACAACAGCAGGAGTACAAAACTGTTAAAGAGACTTTCAACTGATTTTTCGTGCCcgaaaataacataatttacaaacaagcaagATTCAATCAAAGAGTACAGCAGCCAAATTAACCAGTCAATAATTTCATAACAGCCCTGTATGCTCTTGCAGAAAACTGTAACTATGATGCTCTTCATGATGAAATTCTCAGAGATAGACTTGTAGTTGGTCTAAGAGATAGTATAATATCTGAGCGGATGTAGCTGGACAGAGACCTCACTCTTGAGAAAGCCATTAATATGGCACGACAATCAGAAGTTATTAAAAAACAGCAGACTGACTTAAGAGGTGAGTCAAAAGGTGGAGCTCGATGGAGTGGctgcaaaaatgaacaaaataacagcaaaaaagggaccatcaaaattcAAGAACAGCAGTTTTCCCAACCATACGTCAACATCATTTCtgaacaaaaatgataaaaagctcTGTCAAAGATGTAGAAAAACACCTGGTCATGGGAAATGGCAGTGCCCAGCCAAAGATGTTTCATGTCACACATGCGGTAAAAAAGGGCACTAGAGCAAGATGAGTAAAACTGCCAAAACAGTGCATGCTATTGAAGCAGAGGAGTGCAATAAATCGTAAGAGCCCTGGTTTTTAGGCACATTAGAGACAGGCCAGGATGCTTTGGCTGTGGAGCTGTTCATTAGACActataaagtaaaattttaaatcgACACAGGTGCTGACGTTACAGTCATTCCAGAGTCTACATTCGGAGAGATAACAAAATGGGGCATTCACTCTGGAGAATGCAGACAAGTCATTACTGGGACCAGGGGGCAGACCACTCTCTGAAACTGGGATGTCCCATGAGTCACTCAGCAAAAATGAGCTCACTGTACAAGAAAATGTGTATGTAGTTAAAGATCTGCACACAGCACTTCTAGTTCGGCTGGCAATTATAAAGCTTAATCTTATAGCTTGGCTCGACAGTGTGGATTCAAACATATCAAAAAGAATGTACCTGAAGTTGTGTCAGGGCCTAGGTATGGTAGGCCAGCCCTACACCATCAAGCTTAAACCGAATGTGACTCCATGTTCCCTGACAACCACTTTAGGAGTGTTCCACTTCCTTTGTTGGGAAAGGTTAAAAATGAGTTAGAGTGCATGGAGCAACTTGGAGTCATAAAGGTTGAGGAGCCAACCAACCGGTGCCCTGGAAGAATGGGGCAATACATATCTGCTTTGACCTCACCAAACTGACTGAGACTGTATGTAGAGAGATGTAAATTTTTTGACAGGTTCCACTGTCGGACCAATCAGCCAAATATACACCATTTATAACACCATTTGGAAGACTTTTTTTCAGGAGGCTGCCATTTGGCATTGTTTCAACACCAGAGCATTTTCAGAGATGCATGTCGATGATCATAGCAGGACTGTCTGGTGTTGTGTGCCATATGGACGATGTGCTCATCTGGGGTGAGTCGCAGGCTCAGCATGACATGAGACTACACACAGTGTTAACCAGGATTGAAAATGCTGGCATCACACTGAATTTGGAGAAGTGTGAGTTTGGGCAGACAGGAGGTCACGTTTCTGGGTCATATAATTTCAGAGAGCGTGGTGacacctgattcagacaagactagAGCGGTGGAGGAGATGAAAGAGCCATCCACCATCAGTGAAATTTGCAACTTCTTTGGTATGGTAAACTAATTAGGTAATTACATAACATTCCTTGCAGAGAAGGACAGGCCACTGAGGGACCTTCTGTCAAAAAGAAACCACTGGGGCTGGGGTAAAACCCAGCAAGAGGCCTTCTGTGAATTTTAACAGAAGATCTCATCCACCCCTGTACTAgctttttacaacaaaataactgaaactgtCCGCTGATGCATCATCATACAGCCTTGGTGAAGTTGTTCTACAGAAAGAAGAGGAGGTTTGGAAACCAGTGGCTTATGCGTCACGTTCACTTACTCCCACAGAGCAATGGTAGGGCCAGGTTGAAAAGGAGGCCTTGGGTCTTGGGGACCCCACCTGTTCTGAGGTGATGGAGCGATGCCAGGAAGGATTCCAGAACTCAGCCACATAACAGGAGAGGTAAGGAAATTCTGGCCTTAAAGAGCAGTTCTCACAGTCCATGATGGTATTCTATAAAAGGGATCCCAGCTGGTTATACCCACTGATATGTGCAACACAGTCCTAGAGAAGCTGCACGATGGACACCAGGTGGTTGATAGATGTCGACTGCGTGCTCAACACTCAGTGTGGTGGCTGGGTCTAAGTAGACAGATACATTACCTTGTTCAAAACTGCCCAACATGTATTAAAGAACGAGTCAATCCAACTGAGGTTTTAATGCCCACTGATTTTCCAACCAGACCATGGCTTAAGCTGGGTGCTGACTTGTTTTCATACATGGAAGCACTTATTTACTGGTAGTGGactatttttttcagatttgtggAGATTGCCAAGTTAAGCCCTGTGAGATCAGATGATGTAATAGTACACTTGAAGTCTATGTTTTCATGGCATGGAATTCCAGAGTACCCTTTCTCAGATAATGGACCTTCGTTTTCCAGCCAGACGTTTGAAAGTTTCACGG
This sequence is a window from Cyprinus carpio isolate SPL01 chromosome A24, ASM1834038v1, whole genome shotgun sequence. Protein-coding genes within it:
- the LOC109059609 gene encoding receptor-type tyrosine-protein phosphatase eta-like isoform X1, which encodes MNTLWLPLLLSSVIWAEEQYFPQSRNATWDEGRLHCKSCFKELTTITSRNVHLIVQNLSSDYWVGLRKSYNDSIQRGEWPAWSNGDPVTYQNWYPGHPVPFPICSSTTQSPLSTPMTSTQASTVTSASVSSKNDTCPILSEMLLCLNMTCGDLESAMGMCKRTPTVTPKTTTYSTSFNAPTTGTTTESTSNCKPNPGQYIKDACVVLLSSGMWKEKDCNISLPFICYEERFFGQINISDVTTSAGNLSWSEGPGAENISHYRVEVTGDKNQTFNQTKLFQYIENLTAGTLYKVQVFPVKCGRDLNPQNISFYTYPSDVQNLIVVSVTNVSANLKWSKPDGNHESYSVYVKYKSNKNVTERVQECQDEECTITALIPGTEYVFTVTAVVNKTIEGVPSNVSNYTIPSTVRNLRSADNDSTVIMAFWDPPTGNHSGYRYCLKEVNNSRECTYCNIASDSSITANNNITNSSDTTTVSIADCKTVDGTETFIKVTNKSDGSMFCLCVAALTKTNTLSGEMVTILAYTKPKTVTLFLNPSSQTIFANWTVEGKYEKFEVSITTDAYIYTDQFTTPNLNYSFKDLKAGVNYNVSVVTLNGKLRSNPANKSEFTRPAKPCGVKATTNKTTIQVSWEAPTESEGASIKYTVKCYTAFWEKSHEVQTPDRSISFTGLNPGTRYECNVSVVAGNLESFPETVHANTVPEKRKLVLTMLCSSKNSLHCGRNETRFELFEKLKNITYDKFQDLVHWKLSWAKTGNNIL